A window of Actinomadura viridis genomic DNA:
GCACCTTCTCCCGCGAGTACCCGTTCGCCTGGCTGGGCGTGCTCGCCGACGTCCCGCCCTCCACCGACGAACTGATCTACGCCCACCACGAGCGCGGCTTCGCCCTGCACAGCCTGCGTTCGCCCCAGGTCAGCCGGCTCTACCTCCAGGTCTCCCCGGACGAGGACCTGGCCGCCTGGCCCGACGAGCGCATCTGGGCCGAGCTGGCCGCCCGGTTCGCCACCGATGACGGCTGGGAGCTGCGCGAGGGACCGATCACCGACCGGGCGATCACGCCGATGCGCAGCTTCGTGGGCGAGCCGATGCGGCACGACCGGCTGTTCCTGGCCGGGGACGCGGCGCACATCGTCCCGCCGACCGGGGCCAAGGGGCTCAACCTGGCGGTGTCGGACGTGACCCTGCTGGCGCGGGCGCTCATCGAGCGCTACGCGTCCGGCTCGGAGGCGGCACTGGACGGCTACTCGGCCTCCTGCCTGCGCCGGGTGTGGCGCGCCGAGCACTTCTCGTACTGGATGACCACCCTCCTGCACACCGACCCGCACGGTGACGGCTTCGCCCACCGGCTGCAGCGCTCGCACCTGGATTACGTGGTGTCCTCCACGGCGGCCTCGACCACGCTCGCCGAGAACTACGTCGGCCTGCCCCTGACCCGGTGAGGCCGGGCCCGCCCGCTGTCCGGAACCCTCGCGGGCCGATCTCCGTTAGTTGAGAAAGGGCTGAAACCGGTCAAACCGCAAGACGGTGCCGGAGGTGACGGGTCATGGACGGCCCCGCGTCGCGCGGCGGGCGGCGGAGCCCGCGCGGCACGAGGTGGAGCCGGGCGGGGCGGGCGCGTCCGCTGGCCGGGGCGCTCGTCGTGGTCGCGCTGGTGGCGCTGGGCGTGGTGGGGCTGGCCGACTGGCGGGCGGGCGTCTACGACCGCGACATCCAGCGGCTGCCGGACGCGCTGCCGTCCGACTCCGGCGACCGGCCCGCCCCCGACCCGGGGGAGAACTGGCTCCTGATCGGCTCCGACCTGCGCGGTGTCCCGGCCGAACGCAAATGGCGTCCCGGCGGCACCGCCCGCGCGGACACCATCATGCTCCTGCACGTTCCGGAGGACGGCGGTGACCGGGCCTACGTGATCTCGATCCCCCGGGACCTGTGGGTCGACATCCCCGGCCGTGACCGCGGCAAGATCAACTCGGCGTTCGCGGCGGGCGGGTCACGGCTGCTGGCGGAGACCGTGGAGGCCCTCGGCGGGGTGCGCGTCGACCACGTCGCCGCCGTCGACTTCACCGGGTTCAAGGCGATGACCGACGCCCTGGGCGGGGTGGAGGTCCACCTGGACCGGCCGATCCACGACCCGACCAACGGCTGGTCCTGGCCCGCGGGCCGCAACCGCCTGGACGGCGAGGACGCCCTGCGCTTCGTCCGGGAGCGCAAGGGCCTGCCGGGCGGCGACCTGGGCCGCGTCAGGCGCCAGCACGCCTTCCTCATGGCGATGGCCGAGAAGGCCTCGGACTCGGGGACGCTGACCAACCCGTTCAAGCTGGACGCCTTCCTGCGCGCGGCCGTGCGGTCGCTGGCGATGGACGCGGGGACCGAGTTCGGGACGCTGCGGGCGCTGGCGCTGCGGCTGGCACGGATCGGCCCCGGCGGCGTCTCGTTCGTCACCCTCCCCACCGGCCCCAGCGACTGGATCGGCGACCAGAACGTGCTGCTCCCCGACGAGCGGGCCGGCGACGACCTCTTCGACGCGCTGCTGGACGGGGAGCTGGACCGCCACCTGGACCGCCACGACCTGGAGACCGACCCCGAGCGGGTCGGCTGAGGCCGGCCGGAGGGGCCTCCTCCGCCTCCGCCCGGCGCGTGTGAGAAGCTGATGTGACGCGTCTCACGCGGATCGCCGGTCATCGCGGTACGCGGGGCGCGCGTCAAGCGGCCGCGAAGCGGGGAGCGGCCCGCCCGGCGTCCGGCGGGAATCTTCTCCCGGCCCCGGTCGCTGTCCATGAGAGGCTGCGATCAGTCGGGGCCCGTCGACGAACAGTTGGGACGGACGGCCGTGAGTGAGATTCCCCGCCGCGCGGTGACGCGGAGCGCCAAGCTGGCGACCCTGCCCCTGGGGTTCGCCGGCCGGACCGCCCTCGGCCTGGGCAAGCGCACGTTCGGCCGGCCCGCCGAGACGGTGGCCCTGGAGGTCCAGCGGCGCACCGCCGACCAGCTCTTCCGCGTTCTCGGGGAGCTGAAGGGCGGCGCGATGAAGGTCGGCCAGCTGCTGTCGATCTTCGAGGCGGGGCTGCCCGAGGAGATGGCCGGGCCGTTCCGCGCCAGCCTCACCCGGCTCCAGGAGGCCGCGCCGCCGATGCCGGCCGCCACCACCCACCGGGTCATGGCCGAGGGGCTCGGCGAGGACTGGCACGAGCTGTTCGCCGAGTTCGACGACGCGCCCGCCGCGGCGGCCTCCATCGGCCAGGTGCACCGGGGGGTCTGGCACGACGGCCGCGCGGTCGCGGTCAAGGTGCAGTACCCGGGCGCCGGCAAGGCCCTGATGAGCGACTTCAACCAGATCTCCCGGCTCAGCCGCCTGATCACCCCGCTGTTCCCCGGGATCGAGGTCAAACCGGTCGTCGCCGACCTCAAGCGGCGGCTGGAGAAGGAACTCGACTACGACGACGAGGCCCGCGCCCAGGCCGCCTTCCACCACGCCTACGCCGACGATCCCGACTTCGTCGTCCCGGCCGTGGTGGCCCAGTCGGGCAACGTCCTGGTCACCGAATGGCTGGACGGCACCCCGCTCTCGAAGATCATCGCGGGCGGTGCGCAGGACCAGCGCGACCGGGCCGGGCTGCTGCTGTTCCGGTTCCTGCTGTCGGGCCCCGCCCGCTGCGAGCTGATCCACATCGATCCGCATCCCGGCAACTTCCGGGTGCTGGACGACGGCCGCCTGGGCGTCATGGACTTCGGCGGCGCCGCCCGCGTCCCGGCGGAGCTGCAGTGGTCGATCGGCCGCCTGCTGCGCATCGGCACCCTGGGCACCCCCGAGGAAATGGTCGAGGCCGCCCGCGACGAGGGCTTCCTGGCGCCCGAAGCCCAGGTGGACCCCGAGCAGCTGGCCGCGCTGGTCTCCGCGCACGCCTTCCCGTTCGCCCAGGAACGGTTCCGCTACACCCGCGAATGGATGCGCCAGGAGACCGCCCGCGGCATGGGCATCGCCACCGACCTGCGGCCGGACGCCCTGGCCCGGCACCTGCGCATGCCGCCGCAGTACATGGCCGTCAGCCGCGCCCTGAGCAGCTGCGGCGGGGTGCTGTGCCAGCTGGAGGCCGAGGGCGCCTTCCGCGCCGAGGCCGAGCGCTGGCTGCCCGGCTTCGCGACCGGCGACGACCTCGACGACGGCCTCACCGGCGGCGAGGCCACCGCCTGACCCCGGCCCTCTTCGGAGGGCCGCGGGGGCGCTCCCGGTCAGCCCAGGGCCCGCGCCTCCTCCTCCTCGACCCGCTGGTTCCACTCGCGCTTGGAGGACTGCCAGCCGTCCTCGTCCCGCCCGCGCCGCCAGTAACCGGAGATCGACAGCCGGTCCATCGGCAGCCCCCGCTCCACCCTCAGGTGCCGGCGCAGCCGCTTGACGAAGCCCGCCTCGCCGTGGACGAACGCGTGCACGTCCCCGTCCGGGAACTCCAGCTCCTCCACCGCCCGGACGAGAGCGTCGCCGACCGGGGCGCCGCCCCGGTACAGCCAGACGATCTCCGCCTTCCCCGGGGTGCTCAGCTCCAGTTCCTCCCCGCGCTCCCCGACCTCCACGAAGACCCGCGCCGGCGCGCCCTCGGGAAGGCGTTCGAGCGAGGCGCCGATCGCGGGCAGCGCGCTCTCGTCGCCCACCAGCAGGTGCCAGCCGGCGTCCCGGCGCGGCGCGTACGCCCCGCCGGGCCCCTGGAACCGCAGCGGGTCGCCGGGCCGGGCGGCGGCGGCCCATGGCCCGGCCAGGCCCTCGTCACCGTGGTGAACGAAGTCGATCGTCAGCTCCACCGCCTCGGGATCCCAGGCGCGCACGGTGTAGGTCCGCGTGGCGGGCCACTGCTCGCGCGGCAGCTCGGCGCGGATCCGCTCCAT
This region includes:
- a CDS encoding LCP family protein, whose amino-acid sequence is MDGPASRGGRRSPRGTRWSRAGRARPLAGALVVVALVALGVVGLADWRAGVYDRDIQRLPDALPSDSGDRPAPDPGENWLLIGSDLRGVPAERKWRPGGTARADTIMLLHVPEDGGDRAYVISIPRDLWVDIPGRDRGKINSAFAAGGSRLLAETVEALGGVRVDHVAAVDFTGFKAMTDALGGVEVHLDRPIHDPTNGWSWPAGRNRLDGEDALRFVRERKGLPGGDLGRVRRQHAFLMAMAEKASDSGTLTNPFKLDAFLRAAVRSLAMDAGTEFGTLRALALRLARIGPGGVSFVTLPTGPSDWIGDQNVLLPDERAGDDLFDALLDGELDRHLDRHDLETDPERVG
- a CDS encoding AarF/ABC1/UbiB kinase family protein, translated to MSEIPRRAVTRSAKLATLPLGFAGRTALGLGKRTFGRPAETVALEVQRRTADQLFRVLGELKGGAMKVGQLLSIFEAGLPEEMAGPFRASLTRLQEAAPPMPAATTHRVMAEGLGEDWHELFAEFDDAPAAAASIGQVHRGVWHDGRAVAVKVQYPGAGKALMSDFNQISRLSRLITPLFPGIEVKPVVADLKRRLEKELDYDDEARAQAAFHHAYADDPDFVVPAVVAQSGNVLVTEWLDGTPLSKIIAGGAQDQRDRAGLLLFRFLLSGPARCELIHIDPHPGNFRVLDDGRLGVMDFGGAARVPAELQWSIGRLLRIGTLGTPEEMVEAARDEGFLAPEAQVDPEQLAALVSAHAFPFAQERFRYTREWMRQETARGMGIATDLRPDALARHLRMPPQYMAVSRALSSCGGVLCQLEAEGAFRAEAERWLPGFATGDDLDDGLTGGEATA
- a CDS encoding 4-hydroxybenzoate 3-monooxygenase, whose translation is MRTQVAIVGGGPAGLLLSHLLHRQGIASVVLESRDRAYVEHRQRAGMLEQGTTDVLRDSGVGERLDREGLVHHGLELRFGGAGHRIPLTGLTGRTVTIYAQTEIVKDLVARRLADGGEVLFEARAVEIDPSAPSVTYLRDGRTHTLECDYIAGCDGFHGVSRPAVPGLRTFSREYPFAWLGVLADVPPSTDELIYAHHERGFALHSLRSPQVSRLYLQVSPDEDLAAWPDERIWAELAARFATDDGWELREGPITDRAITPMRSFVGEPMRHDRLFLAGDAAHIVPPTGAKGLNLAVSDVTLLARALIERYASGSEAALDGYSASCLRRVWRAEHFSYWMTTLLHTDPHGDGFAHRLQRSHLDYVVSSTAASTTLAENYVGLPLTR
- a CDS encoding siderophore-interacting protein — translated: MAKEPAPKRPLHTGTVLRTERLTPHLIRVVLGGDGLAGFAAGEFTDHYVKLLFPRPGVGYPEPFDMERIRAELPREQWPATRTYTVRAWDPEAVELTIDFVHHGDEGLAGPWAAAARPGDPLRFQGPGGAYAPRRDAGWHLLVGDESALPAIGASLERLPEGAPARVFVEVGERGEELELSTPGKAEIVWLYRGGAPVGDALVRAVEELEFPDGDVHAFVHGEAGFVKRLRRHLRVERGLPMDRLSISGYWRRGRDEDGWQSSKREWNQRVEEEEARALG